The following proteins are co-located in the Naumovozyma dairenensis CBS 421 chromosome 9, complete genome genome:
- the YSP3 gene encoding putative subtilisin-like protease YSP3 (similar to Saccharomyces cerevisiae PRB1 (YEL060C) and YSP3 (YOR003W); ancestral locus Anc_6.14): protein MTLGGTLLILSWFARSITSLIIPEIIHSGNNDASHAKLNERDTLDKNQIPFIIPTHGPQKNFIPDQYIVLFENDTTDLQISRFEQFLSSLIEEDNQKYNVNDNYSKVLSRFQISNDTKGMIIRAPIDDFLEDVKNNIFNYQKIIKIIERDSYVHMNKFTTQIDSSWGLSRISQRNHLKLLQDQFYFYDDNGSGKGVDCYILDTGINSNHIEFEGRASWGVSLPVTEPSLEDSNGHGTHCAGIIGSKTYGVAKETNLIAVKVLDFKGDGSMSDVILGLEFVANSHTNKTNNISSSSSVHSEFKGSVVNLSLGAPKSPSLDIALESAKKIGIHITVAAGNEDEDACMTSPADSPAVITVGASSFSDDRAFFSNWGPCVDVFAPGINIKSTYIGPNNNETLSLSGSSMSSPFVSGLTAYYLSLQPDVSSQFHDSLMTPDQLKRKIIDFSTNGMLKELPLDTANKLVYNGGGKDLSGFWNATRKEN from the coding sequence ATGACTCTAGGAGGAACACTGCTAATTCTGTCATGGTTTGCTCGATCGATAACCTCTCTCATTATCCCTGAAATTATACATAGCGGCAATAACGATGCTTCACATGCGAAACTAAACGAGAGGGACACACTTgataaaaatcaaattcCCTTCATAATACCAACCCACGGTCCACAAAAGAATTTTATCCCGGATCAATATATAGTGTTGTTTGAGAATGATACTACAGATCTTCAAATATCCAGATTTGAACAATTTCTGTCATCACTTATAGAAGAGGACAAccaaaaatataatgtCAATGACAACTATAGCAAAGTTTTATCTAGATTCCAGATATCAAATGATACAAAGGGTATGATTATTAGAGCACCCATTGATGATTTCCTAGAGGAcgtaaaaaataatatttttaattatcaaaaaatcattaaaataaTAGAACGAGATTCATACGTCCATATGAACAAATTTACTACTCAAATTGATTCTTCCTGGGGGTTATCAAGAATCTCtcaaagaaatcatttgaaattattacaagatcaattttatttctatgATGATAATGGCTCAGGTAAAGGTGTAGATTGTTACATCTTGGATACAGGTATAAACAGCAACCATATCGAATTTGAAGGAAGAGCATCTTGGGGAGTCTCGTTGCCTGTAACCGAGCCATCCTTAGAAGATAGTAATGGGCATGGGACACATTGTGCTGGAATCATCGGCTCTAAAACATATGGTGTGGCTAAAGAAACTAATCTAATTGCAGTTAAAGTGTTAGATTTTAAAGGTGACGGGTCAATGTCTGATGTCATCTTAGGTCTTGAATTTGTCGCCAACTCCCATACcaataaaacaaataatatttcttcttcgtccTCAGTACACTCCGAATTCAAAGGAAGTGTCgtcaatttatcattagGAGCCCCCAAATCTCCATCGCTAGATATAGCATTAGAATCTGCTAAAAAAATAGGTATTCATATAACTGTGGCTGCAGGAAATGAAGACGAGGATGCATGTATGACATCACCTGCAGACTCTCCAGCAGTTATCACAGTGGGAGCATCGTCCTTTAGTGATGATAGAGCATTCTTTTCCAATTGGGGTCCATGTGTTGATGTCTTTGCTCCAGGAATTAATATTAAGTCAACCTATATTGgtccaaataataatgaaacttTGAGTTTGAGTGGTAGTTCTATGAGTTCACCGTTTGTTTCAGGATTAACTGCATACTATTTATCCTTACAACCTGATGTTTCTAGTCAATTCCATGATTCTTTGATGACACCAGACCAACTGAAACGAAAAATCATAGATTTTAGTACAAATGGTATGTTGAAGGAATTACCACTTGATACCGCCAATAAATTAGTATATAATGGAGGTGGAAAAGATCTTAGTGGATTTTGGAATGCCACgagaaaggaaaattaa
- the DNL4 gene encoding DNA ligase (ATP) DNL4 (similar to Saccharomyces cerevisiae DNL4 (YOR005C); ancestral locus Anc_6.18), with the protein MDGKAVTPTLDNDTRPATPHNFAPSPSFRWLCDELFVKLERIQQASTSKASKEFQKPINVQYYEVIQHFINLWRKTVGNDIYPALILILPYRDRRIYNVRDYTLIKAICSYLKLPKNSFTEKRLLSWKQRAGRSVRLSSFIVSEIKKRKSEPQVGTREEITIDKLNQCLDSLSEERNSKGSMGYRGLSDSPTFVFCLENMTFVELQFFFDIILKSRVIGGHEHKFLNVWHPDAQDYLSVVSDLKTVANKLWDPAVHLKNDDLTINVGSPFAPQSAKKLSISYEKICAKLKHDFFIEEKMDGERIQLHYQDYGNKLSFLSRRGTDYTYLYGESIKDGTVSKYLHLDNNVQNCVLDGEMVTFDKERNALLPFGLVKSSARSIITQEGVANEGYRPLLMVFDLVYLNGVSLVNIPLYQRKLYLEKIFTPERHIVELLRSKRCSDERSIKNALEHAISIGSEGVVLKHYNSRYTVASRNDDWIKVKPEYLEQFGENMDLIVIGKDPGKKDSLMCGLAVVEEDEPEIDEDGNEIVNLDSQDSIGEGEDKEGNEIEREKTIKRFVSFCSIANGISQEEFKYIGRITKGCWKKSDEIPPPSDLLEFGSRVPAEWIDPKDSIVIEVKARSLNNDEEATKKFKTGITLYGGYCRQIREDKDWKTCYTLSELRRMKRFKLGSNKRANNDATHALDSSKRRKARRIDYGFEKYFEQTPTTLDQSRIFDGLYFYVISDVVDATGSRVSREELYDKILNRGGVIVHNVIAKHHGENQFRILCGKYTAECQSLIDRGYDIIEPQWVLDCIKDDMLLKLEPKYCFNVSEELMKIAKRRVDGFGDSFEAQISEDSFSRLIERNVRSLRNAPPSIQYDMVDTVPLFLFYGRTILLRIKDKALFTKLKVQIRLYGGKTTGDLASCNLVVIQQNEIAVAKDVRSSLLKLTSDTDKPPVLPYIVTPEWIDSSISEGCQVPEEDHPVV; encoded by the coding sequence ATGGATGGGAAAGCTGTGACACCGACTCTAGACAACGACACCAGACCAGCAACACCGCATAACTTTGCACCATCCCCCTCATTTAGATGGCTATGCGATGAGCTATTTGTGAAATTAGAAAGGATTCAACAAGCTTCCACTTCTAAGGCCTCTAAAGAATTCCAAAAGCCTATAAATGTCCAATATTATGAAGTCATTCAACATTTCATTAATCTATGGAGGAAAACTGTAGGGAATGATATTTATCCTGCATTGATTTTAATCCTCCCATACCGTGatagaagaatatataacGTTAGAGATTATACTTTGATTAAGGCAATATGttcatatttgaaattaccTAAGAATTCATTTACTGAAAAAAGATTACTAAGTTGGAAACAACGTGCTGGAAGATCAGTTAGACTATCTAGTTTCATCGTTAGtgaaatcaagaaaaggaaaagtgAACCACAAGTCGGTACAAGGGAGGAAATTACAATCGATAAGTTAAATCAATGTCTAGATTCGTTATctgaagaaagaaatagtAAGGGAAGCATGGGTTATAGAGGGTTATCAGATTCACCAACATTCGTATTTTGTTTAGAGAATATGACATTTGTTGAActtcaattctttttcgatattattttgaaaagtaGAGTTATCGGTGGTCACGAACATAAGTTCTTAAATGTTTGGCATCCTGATGCTCAAGACTACTTAAGCGTAGTGAGTGACTTGAAAACTGTAGCAAATAAACTCTGGGATCCTGCTGtccatttgaaaaatgatgatttaaCTATTAATGTCGGCTCTCCCTTCGCCCCACAATCAGCAAAGAAACTTTCCATATCATATGAGAAGATCTGCGCTAAATTGAAACatgattttttcattgaagaGAAAATGGACGGTGAGAGAATTCAATTACACTACCAGGATTATGGGAATAAATTGAGCTTTTTGAGCAGACGAGGAACAGATTATACTTACCTTTACGGCGAAAGCATTAAAGATGGAACGGTTTCAAAATACTTACatcttgataataatgttcAAAATTGTGTCCTAGATGGTGAAATGGTCAcatttgataaagaaagaaatgcTCTCCTACCATTCGGTTTGGTTAAAAGTAGCGCAAGGAGTATCATTACACAGGAAGGTGTGGCTAATGAAGGTTATCGTCCATTGCTCATGGTTTTTGATCTCGTTTATCTTAACGGAGTGTCGTTAGTTAATATTCCTTTGTATCAAAGAAAGCTatatttagaaaaaatCTTTACTCCAGAAAGGCATATTGTCGAACTACTCCGATCAAAACGTTGTTCAGATGAAAGATCAATAAAAAACGCTTTGGAACATGCTATATCAATAGGATCAGAAGGTGTTGTGTTGAAACATTATAATTCCCGATATACTGTTGCAAGTAGAAATGATGATTGGATTAAAGTAAAGCCTGAATATTTGGAACAATTTGGTGAAAATATGGATTTAATTGTCATTGGAAAAGATCCGGGTAAAAAGGATTCTTTAATGTGTGGTTTAGCAGTTGTTGAGGAAGATGAACCagaaattgatgaagatggaaATGAGATCGTTAATCTAGACTCTCAGGACAGTATAGGTGAGGGGGAAGATAAAGAAGGAAATGAAATAGAAAGGGAGAAAACAATCAAGAGATTTGTCTCGTTCTGTTCCATTGCGAATGGTATTTCCCAAGAAGAATTCAAGTACATAGGTAGGATAACAAAGGGGTGTTGGAAAAAAAGTGATGAGATACCACCACCTAGTGATCTCTTAGAATTTGGGAGTAGAGTCCCTGCAGAATGGATTGATCCTAAAGACTCTATTGTTATAGAAGTAAAAGCAAGGTCATTAAATAACGATGAGGAAGCCACTAAGAAATTTAAAACGGGCATTACGCTATATGGTGGGTATTGTAGGCAAATCAGGGAGGACAAAGATTGGAAAACATGCTACACTTTGTCCGAGCTTAGAAGAatgaaaagatttaaattagGTAGTAACAAGAGAGCCAACAATGATGCTACACATGCTCTGGACAGTTctaaaagaagaaaggCTCGTAGGATTGATTATggctttgaaaaatattttgagcAAACGCCTACGACTTTGGACCAATCTAGAATATTTGATGGGTTATATTTTTACGTTATCTCAGATGTAGTTGATGCTACAGGTTCTAGGGTGTCAAGGGAAGAATTATATGACAAGATATTAAATAGAGGGGGTGTCATTGTTCACAATGTTATAGCAAAGCACCATGGGGAAAACCAATTTAGAATTTTATGTGGGAAGTACACTGCTGAATGCCAATCATTGATTGATAGAGGTTATGATATCATTGAACCACAATGGGTCTTAGATTGCATAAAAGATGATATGTTATTAAAGTTAGAACCTAAATATTGCTTTAATGTATCAGAAGAGTTAATGAAGATTGCCAAAAGACGAGTTGATGGATTTGGAGACAGTTTTGAAGCACAAATCTCGGAAGATTCGTTTTCTAGATTAATAGAGAGGAACGTTCGGTCATTGAGAAATGCTCCACCATCTATTCAGTATGATATGGTAGATACTGTTCCCTTATTTTTGTTCTATGGTAGGACGATCTTGTTAAGAATTAAAGATAAAGCCCTCTTTACCAAATTGAAAGTCCAAATTAGATTGTATGGCGGTAAGACTACGGGCGACTTGGcttcttgtaatttagTTGTTATTCAACAGAATGAGATAGCAGTTGCAAAAGATGTTCGATCCTCGTTGTTAAAACTTACAAGTGATACTGATAAGCCACCAGTACTACCTTATATTGTAACCCCCGAATGGATTGATTCCTCCATTTCTGAAGGTTGTCAAGTACCTGAAGAAGACCATCCAGTTGTATAA
- the RRN7 gene encoding Rrn7p (similar to Saccharomyces cerevisiae RRN7 (YJL025W); ancestral locus Anc_5.183): MSAYIRGQVCGVDNCPSRLWRIIDGRRTCQYGHVMEGDVEFNDDDDNVTMGGVMTRRLNLTTNAIGNFQSSLSLSQLQSSQQFIKQKKLYGHDANILFLKCFQFILKKQCIQLVSTHGFPEHFVKVVKIFWMKYIKHLDDNDPSSSKNDFNDIIETEEMTDIDENETRNNDITTTTRRKNKNKIGLHMSSTIAILYMASVHLGLPVYTSDFIQWICTTDLVYFKANESLPKAWKETLPNHYLGIFEGGKPPTTLQLQHKVISICHSINFNADFNNLINYEGLVLKLTLLIPLPPEFYTRTLKFIQRIEDTKNLHLIERDTRNFTQHHLYPEIKVITYFILTIKYILLLDEQAPRKKYKSSWIRSLLLQHQKLISTLDPSKNTVDKTIAQTVYDENKKDLFDWSNQETTTYLDWIEKSYLSLQGESSSEFDDTMSVDQRIARRKLYQIFRLISNEGQSKTSTTSQQRDPTFIEELQEKYAQLQSLSGNDDGNDSLDEDDGTDYENRKTLIHQLQCLIVDKITLEFNIPKEDMIRCVSRTERDCSHKIKTKEIAHQSC, encoded by the coding sequence ATGTCTGCTTATATTAGAGGCCAAGTATGTGGTGTAGATAATTGTCCGTCCCGTCTATGGCGTATAATAGACGGTAGAAGAACATGCCAATATGGTCATGTTATGGAAGGTGACGTTGAATTcaatgacgatgatgataacgTTACCATGGGTGGTGTCATGACTAGAAGATTGAACCTGACTACTAATGCTATTGGGAATTTCCAATCAAGTTTGAGCTTGTCTCAATTGCAAAGTTCACAACAATTTATCAAGCAGAAAAAACTTTATGGCCACGATGCTAATATCTTATTCTTAAAATGCTTCcaatttattttaaaaaaacaatgTATACAGTTAGTTAGCACACATGGCTTCCCAGAGCATTTCGTTAAAGTCGTGAAAATTTTTTGGATGAAATACATTAAACATCTTGACGATAATGATCCATCATCGTCgaaaaatgatttcaatgaCATTATTGAAACTGAAGAAATGACAGATATTGATGAGAATGAGACTAGAAACAATGATATAACAACAACTACTAGACggaaaaataagaataaaattggACTACATATGTCATCCACTATTGCCATCTTATATATGGCATCTGTTCATTTGGGACTACCCGTTTACACTTCTGATTTTATTCAATGGATATGTACAACTGATCTGGTATATTTTAAAGCCAATGAATCTCTTCCAAAAGCATGGAAAGAAACTCTGCCGAATCATTACCTAGGTATCTTCGAAGGTGGGAAACCTCCAACAACTCTACAATTACAACACAAAGTCATATCGATTTGTCACAGTATCAATTTTAATGCAGATTTTAATAATCTGATAAATTATGAAGGTTTGGTATTAAAACTTACCCTTTTAATACCCTTACCTCCAGAATTTTATACTCGTACACtgaaatttattcaaagaataGAAGATACGAAAAATCTCCATCTAATAGAGAGGGATACAAGAAATTTTACTCAACATCATTTATACCCAGAAATAAAAGTCATTACCTATTTCATCCTGACTATTAAGTATATCCTTCTATTAGACGAACAAGCCCccagaaaaaaatataaatcaaGTTGGATACGTTCTCTTTTGTTACAGCATCAAAAATTGATCTCAACGTTAGATCCAAGCAAAAACACCGTCGATAAAACCATTGCACAAACTGTGTACgatgaaaataagaaagatCTCTTTGATTGGTCGAATCAAGAAACAACCACCTATTTAGATTGGAtagaaaaatcatatttatCCCTTCAAGGAGAATCTAGTAGTGAATTCGATGATACAATGTCAGTAGATCAAAGGATTGCCAGAAGAAaactttatcaaattttccgattaatttcaaatgagGGGCAATCTAAGACCTCGACTACATCACAGCAACGAGATCCGAcgtttattgaagaattacaagaaaaatatgcCCAATTACAATCATTATCAGgaaatgatgatggtaatgatagtcttgatgaagatgatgggACAGATTATGAAAACAGAAAAACACTTATACACCAATTACAATGCCTAATAGTCGATAAGATTACCTTAGAATTCAATATTCCTAAGGAGGATATGATAAGATGCGTTAGCAGGACAGAGAGAGATTGTAGCCATAAAATAAAGACGAAAGAAATTGCACACCAATCGTGCTAA
- the NAT4 gene encoding N-terminal L-serine N(alpha)-acetyltransferase NatD (similar to Saccharomyces cerevisiae NAT4 (YMR069W); ancestral locus Anc_2.532) — protein MHTSTSDALLNIVCEEFPTILQSADGVTTWRRRIHHKPSHDEVSIPIEHSSEVYNLSSDPQQRSDVLNKFLNILDVNLGAKYTKVSKTIYENDKSWKSNKLEEMLSPGLIYVSYWDEKYQEPLLFLSFMLTEGDGFIGTHSNDDDENEHNDQLMSVIYLYEIQILPQLRGQGIGTKLLSVHLHQCCSSLVTKYGKDFLPYPLVGIELTVFSDNIKAINFYKSIGMKLTPDSPTDEVYQIEKRQTRNLRRINNAGTREVTKQIIKKPVYYLYYLPIDL, from the coding sequence ATGCATACCTCAACATCCGATGCATTGCTAAACATTGTCTGCGAGGAATTCCCCACTATTTTACAGTCTGCCGATGGGGTAACGACATGGCGAAGAAGAATCCACCATAAACCATCACATGATGAAGTATCTATCCCAATAGAACACAGTTCAGAAGTCTACAATCTCAGTTCAGACCCTCAACAAAGATCTGATGTCTTGaacaaatttttaaatatattggaCGTGAATTTAGGTGCCAAATATACTAAagtttcaaaaacaatctaTGAGAATGACAAATCATGGAAGTCGAATAAATTAGAAGAGATGCTGTCTCCAGGTTTGATTTATGTTAGTTACTGGGACGAGAAATACCAAGAACCACTGCTGTTCCTTTCCTTCATGTTAACAGAAGGAGATGGCTTTATAGGGACACACTCGaacgatgacgatgaaaatgaacaCAATGACCAGTTGATGTCCgttatatatctttatgaaattcaaatattacCTCAATTAAGAGGACAAGGTATTGGTACCAAACTTCTATCTgtccatcttcatcaatgTTGTTCTTCCCTTGTAACGAAGTATGGGAAGGATTTTCTACCGTATCCGTTAGTTGGTATCGAATTGACTGTGTTTAGCGACAACATCAAGGCCATCAACTTTTATAAATCCATTGGGATGAAACTAACTCCAGATTCACCCACTGATGAAgtttatcaaattgaaaaacgCCAAACTCGGAATTTGCGTCGAATAAACAATGCAGGCACTAGGGAAGTAACTAAACAGATTATAAAGAAACCCGTTTATTACTTATATTATTTACCAATAGACTTATAG
- the NDAI0I02240 gene encoding uncharacterized protein (similar to Saccharomyces cerevisiae SGT2 (YOR007C); ancestral locus Anc_6.21): protein MSLTKEQTASLIISYLSYLTNNNVLDEDKKESLRVAITCIGESFSLDGDILPTSLKERTLKTILQENLNTLEATQKIHNEEAEALKKEGNEAMIEGQYEEAIKKYTEAIQFSKNVAYYSNRSLAYSKLGRYEDAVNDATLAINIDPSFSKAYSRLGYAKCCQDKLEDGMTAYKRAIDLEGTNASKTLYDDYEDARFKYEQLKKNDDSEERKSIKEVTSEECPEKNNNQDEGFTAVNHYAQNNDNKSKEETKEENRSQAADLSNIARLLGSGVGGLMNNPQLKQMVFQAINDNPDASRQVKDVLNNPLLRTTLSELMNTKMGGKTPQEMLQSGTVNNLIQSFLAGTQQGKK from the coding sequence ATGTCATTAACTAAGGAACAAACAGCATCCCTAATAATATCGTATTTATCTTACCTGACGAATAATAACGTATTGGATGAAGACAAGAAAGAATCATTGCGTGTGGCAATTACTTGTATTGGAGAATCATTTAGCTTAGATGGAGATATTTTACCAACTAGCCTTAAAGAAAGAACATTGAAGACTATACTTCAAGAGAATTTGAATACCCTAGAAGCTACTCAGAAGATTCATAATGAGGAAGCAGAAGCTTTGAAAAAGGAAGGAAATGAAGCTATGATCGAAGGGCAGTATGAAGAAGcgattaaaaaatatacagaAGCTATTCAATTCAGTAAGAATGTTGCTTATTATTCTAATAGGTCATTAGCATACTCGAAACTAGGGAGGTATGAAGATGCAGTAAATGATGCGACTTTGGCTATTAATATAGATCCGAGTTTTTCAAAGGCATATTCAAGATTAGGATACGCTAAATGCTGCCAAGATAAACTTGAAGACGGGATGACTGCTTATAAACGCGCTATTGATTTGGAAGGTACTAATGCCAGTAAAACATTGtatgatgattatgaagATGCAAGGTTTAAATATGAACaactaaaaaaaaatgatgatagtGAAGAGAGAAAAAGCATAAAGGAGGTAACAAGTGAAGAGTGTCCggagaaaaataataatcaagATGAGGGATTCACAGCTGTAAACCACTATGCCcaaaataatgacaataaaTCGAAAGAGGAGACAAAAGAGGAAAACAGATCACAGGCTGCTGATTTGTCGAATATAGCTCGTTTGCTAGGAAGTGGTGTAGGTGGATTGATGAATAATCCTCAATTGAAGCAGATGGTATTTCAGGCTATCAACGATAATCCTGATGCGTCACGTCAAGTGAAAGATGTTCTTAATAATCCGTTACTGAGAACGACTCTTTCAGAATTAATGAACACGAAAATGGGAGGTAAGACACCTCAAGAGATGTTGCAAAGTGGTACGGTAAACAATTTGATTCAATCTTTCCTTGCAGGAACACAACAAGGGAAAAAATGA
- the APS3 gene encoding Aps3p (similar to Saccharomyces cerevisiae APS3 (YJL024C); ancestral locus Anc_5.187): protein MIHAVLIFNKKRQPRLIRFYSPVDLPKQKLLLEQVYDLVSQRNNDFQSSFLVTPPSLYTNSSSSSSSKDRNFIDEDIQIIYKNYATLYFTFIVDDQESELAILDLIQTFVEALDRCFTEVNELDLIFNWQTLQSVLEEIIQGGMVIETNVNKIVSAVDQLNKASESSDSKITSSFTSALQAFAQGGFAQWASGQ from the exons ATGATCCATGCTGTATTAATAT TTAATAAAAAACGTCAACCTAGATTGATTCGATTTTATTCTCCAGTGGACCTCCCTAAACAGAAATTGCTATTAGAACAAGTGTATGATTTAGTCTCGCAAAGGAATAACGATTTCCAAAGTTCATTCTTAGTTACACCTCCTTCTCTATACACGAATAGCtcgtcttcatcatcatccaaAGATAGAAATttcattgatgaagatattcaaataatctaCAAGAATTACGCTACACTATATTTTACATTTATTGTTGATGATCAGGAATCAGAACTAGCCATCTTAGATTTAATACAAACATTTGTCGAGGCTCTTGATCGATGCTTTACAGAAGTTAATGAACTAGATTTGATTTTTAATTGGCAAACATTACAAAGTGTACTAGAGGAAATTATACAAGGTGGTATGGTCATTGAAACCAATGTTAATAAGATTGTCAGTGCTGTGGACCAGTTGAATAAAGCGTCCGAGTCAAGCGATAGTAAGATAACATCAAGTTTCACAAGTGCTCTTCAGGCATTTGCACAAGGTGGATTTGCCCAATGGGCATCAGGCCAGTAA
- the UTP23 gene encoding rRNA-binding ribosome biosynthesis protein UTP23 (similar to Saccharomyces cerevisiae UTP23 (YOR004W); ancestral locus Anc_6.15) produces the protein MRQKRAKSYRKQLLVYNHTFKFRAPYQVLVDNQIVLDCSNSNYDLAKGLKNTLQSEVKVMITQCCMQALYEENNQDAIELARRFERRRCNHNPKEPKTAIECIESVVNINGQNKHRYVVASQDLATRRKLRQVPGVPLIHISRAVMIMEPLSDVSAQVSRRKENEKLYKGLNDPKFTGVKSAVDKETVKEKESTDQQKKKRKIGPKGPNPLSMKKKKTASNSMNENIKNREGHNDANIDDSKKKRRRKHKSKTGTEIENKDKDAAEGANSE, from the coding sequence ATGCGTCAAAAAAGAGCTAAATCGTACAGAAAACAACTGCTGGTATATAATCatacttttaaatttagGGCACCTTATCAAGTCCTAGTAGATAACCAGATTGTTCTCGATTGTAGTAATTCCAATTATGATCTAGCTAAAGGGCTAAAGAATACTCTTCAATCAGAAGTCAAAGTGATGATAACACAGTGTTGTATGCAAGCATTgtatgaagaaaataaccAGGATGCGATCGAATTGGCTagaagatttgaaagaCGTCGTTGTAATCATAATCCAAAGGAACCTAAGACTGCAATTGAATGTATAGAAAGTGTCGTTAATATCAACGGCCAAAATAAACATAGATATGTAGTAGCGTCTCAGGATTTAGCAACACGAAGGAAATTAAGACAAGTTCCGGGTGTACCATTAATACATATTTCAAGGGCCGTTATGATCATGGAACCTTTAAGTGATGTAAGTGCTCAAGTCAGTAGAAGgaaggaaaatgaaaaactaTATAAAGGTTTAAATGATCCAAAATTTACTGGCGTGAAAAGCGCTGTGGATAAAGAAACTGTTAAGGAGAAGGAATCAACTGAccaacaaaagaaaaagagaaagatCGGTCCTAAAGGTCCAAATCCCTTGAgtatgaagaagaagaagacggCATCTAACTCAATGAATGAAAACATCAAAAATAGGGAAGGCCACAATGATGCGAACATCGATgattcaaagaagaaaagaagaagaaaacataaAAGTAAAACTGGAACTgaaatagaaaataaagataaagatgCAGCGGAGGGTGCGAACTCTGAATGA